One window from the genome of Leishmania panamensis strain MHOM/PA/94/PSC-1 chromosome 13 sequence encodes:
- a CDS encoding DNA-directed RNA polymerase I subunit, putative (TriTrypDB/GeneDB-style sysID: LpmP.13.1000), whose protein sequence is MIIPVRCFTCGNVIADKYLLYLDLVSQGVSEEDAMNAFHLERFCCRRMMLTHVDMTDLLLKFNPADTNVLGTAAVETAAGEEGDAVDMS, encoded by the coding sequence ATGATCATTCCTGTGCGCTGCTTCACGTGCGGCAACGTCATTGCCGACAAGTATCTTCTCTACCTTGACCTTGTCAGCCAAGGCGTCTCCGAAGAGGACGCGATGAACGCCTTCCACCTCgagcgcttctgctgccgccgcatgATGCTCACCCACGTAGATATGACAGACCTTCTCCTCAAGTTCAACCCAGCCGACACGAATGTCCTAGGAACTGCAGCGGTAGAGACGGCGGCCGGAGAGGAAGGCGACGCGGTGGACATGTCGTAG
- a CDS encoding hypothetical protein (TriTrypDB/GeneDB-style sysID: LpmP.13.0990) — translation MAATRARKDPLRRIGNGNAVAGGLDMTRVGILSDRELAFFHRLAYAGSQAAEQQQRDARKQEEDRRRELSKARAAGWPNTIEARHDRFLQAQQDAKDATEARQRVLDELYAEQLKEEHKAIIARQELEALKEDPRGRHLRSMKMLHEALKGREEQVAYKQMLKREEEEQDANFQRECQLQLWGDQAEKLHKKLETRQRNMEEKNANLEIVLYQINQRREERAAQLQDRKRVDQEAAEERAEQLEEEAQRRARDLENGAYNEAHRRAALTKSQKLRTRVTENAKDEAALRAEEEKVDSLKRWVLEHQQKKQAAFEERKKAGLQRYLDEARPENLPIYRTQDVFEQKGQSFLQRLYDSDANQKEKQHIHRLEMEKERLELEEQKAAEARGDVGCGDGINGESLRRHGAATTAAGFLNKAEEKAYMEEMRRYPEQLKAKEAEEAAARRAEALRIERIQKLQAAEKRENVHRAVEARRFEFQQQQAQQEADDARYRAYIDSVVPADMDPFLYRKATQLQ, via the coding sequence ATGGCCGCCACGCGTGCTCGCAAGGATCCACTTCGCCGAATCGGTAATGGCAACGCTGTCGCCGGCGGTCTTGACATGACGCGCGTCGGCATCCTTAGCGACCGCGAACTCGCGTTTTTCCATCGTCTTGCCTACGCCGGGTCACAGgccgcggagcagcagcagcgcgacgccCGGAAGCAGGAAGAAGACCGTCGGCGTGAGCTGTCCAAGGCTCGAGCGGCTGGCTGGCCCAACACGATCGAGGCACGCCATGATCGATTTCTCCAGGCGCAGCAAGACGCAAAGGATGCCACAGAGGCTCGTCAGAGAGTGCTGGACGAGCTCTACGCCGAACAACTCAAGGAGGAGCACAAAGCTATTATTGCGCGCCAAGAACTGGAAGCGCTCAAAGAAGACCCGCGCGGACGCCATCTGCGCTCGATGAAAATGCTTCACGAAGCACTCAAGGGTCGCGAGGAGCAGGTCGCCTACAAGCAAATGCTcaagcgcgaggaggaggagcaagaCGCGAACTTTCAGCGCGAgtgccagctgcagctgtgggGCGATCAGGCCGAGAAGCTGCACAAGAAGCTCGAAACACGCCAACGCAACATGGAAGAAAAGAACGCCAATTTAGAAATTGTACTCTACCAAATCAATCAACGACGAGAGGAGCGGGCGGCTCAGCTGCAGGACCGCAAGCGCGTCGATCAAGAGGCCGCCGAGGAGCGCGCCGAGCAGctggaagaagaagcgcagcgtCGGGCACGAGATCTTGAGAACGGCGCCTACAACGAGGCGCACAGGCGCGCCGCACTGACCAAATCGCAGAAGCTGCGGACTCGTGTGACCGAAAATGCTAAGGACGAGGCTGCACTGCgggccgaggaggagaaggtggatAGCCTCAAGCGCTGGGTTCTCGAACACCAGCAGAAGAAGCAAGCGGCGTTCGAAGAGCGCAAGAAGGCAGGCTTGCAGCGGTACCTGGACGAGGCAAGGCCGGAGAACCTGCCAATCTATCGCACCCAGGATGTGTTCGAGCAGAAGGGGCAGAGCTTCCTGCAGAGGCTGTACGACAGTGACGCGAATcagaaggagaagcaacaCATCCATCGCCTcgagatggagaaggagcggctAGAGTTAGAGGAACAgaaggcggcagaggcacgcGGTGATGTTGGTTGCGGCGACGGCATCAACGGGGAAAGCTTGCGacgccacggcgctgccacgACTGCGGCCGGCTTCCTGAACAAGGCCGAGGAAAAAGCGTacatggaggagatgcgtCGCTACccggagcagctgaaggcaaaggaggcCGAGGAAGCCGCCGCCCGTCGCGCCGAGGCGTTGCGCATAGAGCGCATTCAGAAGCTGCAGGCCGCCGAGAAGCGCGAGAACGTGCACCGCGCGGTTGAGGCACGTCGTTTCGAgtttcagcagcagcaggcccaGCAGGAGGCGGACGATGCGCGGTATCGGGCCTACATCGACTCCGTGGTACCGGCAGACATGGACCCCTTCCTGTATCGCAAAGCCACTCAGCTGCAGTGA
- a CDS encoding hypothetical protein (TriTrypDB/GeneDB-style sysID: LpmP.13.1010) has product MDSETESSSKLNRQLVELMRPLGCRTTLRVSQVASILGVEGEEQYQHLLDLLARSHFLQYDAEKQTVRPLLELKNLEDDDEAALLALSDVDVVGGDVRGRRVDVSPLLGRHRQHRSNSRHSYRVGGSNAAASGYWSDSGLANTTCSVTLLSRRRAGGTWTKPGRAGLEDAASYPGPVGRVGYLCVADELHLGKLEAYYRAQGYYTKFDFDVLHVRFAQSSFVNVGANAGDIANTLVGLRDRQRSRYATATQQVGNDATQSVDTASSPSPPPLLEQRGTASPAENSGVSAFASSHGYGAMGSNARNGGALTSTFAQGGEGGEAPAATSSSGSSTMHYFDLFVFPYGAVVWWGFDQRYFKIVENDYMLPHSAIAHCMTNRYTTKLVNENYPVWCTFNLVARDTLEVDDNFKARLRFDHFVIPYRRGEVATGSVLMLCASHALAQSAKIDYIELQVQGLADSCSPLPRELREKGAVSITERRLLQLRGEVLSYRLMLKSGSDLLDQPDFFWENSYLKPVFQATKEEYEISERVEALDNKLDAANEILSMLAEDFSQRHGARLEWIVIWLVFVEVVIGVLGLLIDVRPWLQSNAR; this is encoded by the coding sequence ATGGACAGCGAGACGGAGTCGTCAAGCAAGCTAAACAGGCAGCTCGTGGAGCTCATGCGCCCCTTGGGCTGTCGCACAACACTGCGCGTCTCGCAAGTCGCCTCCATCCTTGGCGtcgagggggaggagcagTATCAACACCTTCTCGACCTCCTCGCTCGCAGTCACTTTCTCCAGTACGACGCGGAGAAGCAGACTGTGCGGCCGCTGTTGGAACTGAAGAATCTCGAGGACGATgatgaggcagcgctgctggcgctgagTGATGTGGATGTGGTCGGTGGTGACGTCCGTGGCCGTCGTGTTGATGTGTCGCCACTTCTGGGTAGGCATCGTCAGCATCGGTCGAACAGCCGCCACAGCTACCGTGTCGGCGGTAGCAATGCGGCGGCGAGTGGTTACTGGTCAGACTCCGGCCTCGCCAACACAACATGCAGTGTCACTCTCCTgtcacgccgccgcgcgggTGGGACGTGGACCAAGCCAGGCCGCGCTGGCCTGGAGGATGCAGCGAGCTACCCTGGCCCAGTCGGTCGTGTCGGCTACCTCTGCGTTGCGGACGAGTTGCACCTGGGCAAGCTGGAAGCCTACTACCGTGCGCAAGGGTACTACACAAAGTTTGACTTCGATGTCCTGCACGTGCGCTTCGCGCAGTCCTCCTTTGTGAATGTTGGGGCGAACGCGGGCGACATCGCGAACACGCTGGTAGGCCTACGCGATCGCCAACGCTCTCGTTACGCAACGGCGACACAGCAGGTTGGGAATGATGCCACCCAGAGCGTGGACACCGCCAGCAGCCCATCACCGCCCCCGCTTCTCGAACAGAGGGGCACCGCATCGCCAGCCGAGAACTCCGGCGTGtctgccttcgcctcctcgcacGGCTACGGTGCGATGGGGAGCAACGCAAGGAATGGAGGAGCATTAACTAGCACCTTTGCGCAGggtggcgaaggaggcgaagctcccgcggcgacgtcgagctctggcagcagcaccatgcATTACTTTGACCTCTTCGTGTTCCCGTATGGTGCCGTTGTCTGGTGGGGCTTTGACCAGCGGTACTTCAAGATTGTGGAGAACGACTACATGCTGCCACACAGCGCGATTGCTCATTGCATGACCAACCGCTACACGACGAAGCTTGTGAACGAGAACTACCCGGTATGGTGCACCTTCAACCTCGTCGCTCGCGATACGCTGGAGGTGGACGATAATTTCAAGGCACGCCTCCGCTTTGATCACTTTGTTATCCCGTACAGGCgcggcgaggtggcgacaGGCAGCGTGCTGATGCTATGTGCCTCGCATGCGCTTGCACAGTCCGCCAAGATTGACTACATCGAGCTGCAGGTGCAGGGGCTGGCTGACAGCtgctcaccgctgccgcgcgagCTGCGGGAAAAGGGCGCGGTCAGCATCACAGAACgacgtctgctgcagcttcgcgGCGAGGTGCTGTCGTACCGACTCATGCTGAAGAGCGGATCCGACTTGCTGGACCAGCCGGACTTCTTCTGGGAGAACTCGTATCTGAAACCTGTATTTCAGGCAACCAAGGAGGAGTACGAGATCAGCGAGCGCGTTGAGGCTCTGGACAACAAGCTGGATGCAGCTAATGAAATCTTGTCCATGTTGGCCGAGGACTTCTCGCAGCGGCATGGCGCGCGATTGGAGTGGATTGTGATTTGGCTAGTCTTTGTGGAAGTGGTGATTGGCGTGCTAGGGTTGCTGATCGACGTGCGGCCGTGGCTCCAGTCGAACGCGCGGTGA
- a CDS encoding leucyl-tRNA synthetase, putative (TriTrypDB/GeneDB-style sysID: LpmP.13.0980): protein MSTARRDTLVAIEQKKQADWAAKKLHEFDAPAPGEVRAAKYLTTFPFPYMNGKLHLGHGFSLTKAEFASRFQRMMGRRSLWPFGFHVTGTPIAACAQKIAKEMQQYGNPPQFPSEVLEDKPKTPVDSKPTVALGQHKSKRGKSGPAKPQWVIMQSMGIPDSEIPKFADPQHWLDYFPPIAIEDLKSFGCHIDWRRSFMTTERNPYFDRFVQWQFHILRRENLLNYGKRYCVYSPRDGQPCADHDRASGEGVLPQEYTVVKLIVQNPLSQPCFAEHKDIIGDRNVILPGATLRPETVIGQTNCWVSNKFNYKAYNVRDAKGEDEVYIMTARAARNMAYQNFYVNGQTGVDPEPLFEVKGTNMVGMPLSAPLAPYGTIYTLPMSTITEAKGTGVVMSVPSDSPDDYINFSQLLNKPDYRAKLGIKDEWVVPFAMIPIIDIPELGTEGAKFMCEKLKVNGPNATELLEEAKKVCYQQGFYHGTMIVGPYTGVKVSEAKVKTQRDMEAADQCIRYYEPVRQVMSRSGDECVVALCDQWYLEYGKDDWKRMVQDHVKKMDMFFPGVRNGFEETLNWLADWPCSRTFGLGTYLPCDASHTMIIDSLSDSTIYMAYYTIDRFFNVGVDGSMDLCGKSDNPYGLTPEMFTDEVFEYIYHGVGDAATVAGAVSMPVESLKLMRNEFEYWYPVDLRCSGKDLIQNHLTMFLYNHAAIWPADESKWPQRIFCNGHIQVDSEKMAKSKGNFISLREAIDTYGADATRLACADAGDSMDDANFVRETAAGFVLKMTTLLEQAKETVERADLRSGDYNEFDKIFQNTMNTIITRTEGYYHRMQFRMVLNTAFHELSNEYSQYKMCCDDLNVHAHLGRRYYEVVALMMMPLAPHTMEYLWQNILQNEGSVVTQLFPKPTAELDYSLIVASRVMTTVIKEIRSQVIKNAKKRGPIEEVIVYTRREYMDWQRQALDILQELYQANGNTFPEDMTKQVSARDPKIMSKGLMAFMSFVKANVEKYGAQAMSTQPVVDDAAMLSNITHNLSRLSGVPVVRILSAEDETYKEHDAARRKCLPGEPSVGFPPASKSA, encoded by the coding sequence ATGTCCACAGCACGTCGCGATACGCTTGTGGCGATTGAGCAGAAGAAGCAAGCGGACTGGGCCGCCAAGAAGCTGCATGAGTTTGATGCCCCGGCGCCTGGGGAGGTGCGGGCGGCGAAATACCTGACGACCTTCCCCTTCCCGTACATGAACGGGAAACTTCACCTCGGCCACGGCTTCTCGCTCACCAAGGCCGAGTTCGCCTCGCGCTTTCAGCGCATGATGGGCCGCCGCTCGCTCTGGCCCTTTGGCTTCCATGTCACCGGCACCCCAATTgccgcgtgcgcgcagaAAATCgcgaaggagatgcagcagtACGGCAACCCGCCGCAGTTCCCGTCGGAGGTGCTCGAGGACAAGCCCAAGACACCGGTGGACAGCAAGCCTACGGTGGCGCTCGGGCAGCACAAGAGCAAGCGCGGCAAAAGTGGGCCAGCGAAGCCGCAGTGGGTCATTATGCAGAGCATGGGCATCCCCGATTCGGAGATCCCAAAGTTTGCCGACCCACAGCACTGGTTGGACTACTTCCCGCCCATCGCTATTGAAGACTTGAAGAGCTTTGGCTGCCACATCGACTGGCGCCGTTCCTTTATGACGACGGAGCGCAACCCGTACTTTGACCGCTTTGTTCAGTGGCAGTTCCACATCCTGCGCCGCGAGAACCTGCTCAACTACGGCAAGCGCTACTGCGTGTATTCGCCGCGCGACGGCCAGCCGTGCGCCGACCACGATCGCGCCAGCGGTGAAGgtgtgctgccgcaggaATACACGGTGGTGAAGCTCATCGTGCAGAACCCCCTCTCGCAGCCGTGCTTCGCCGAGCACAAGGACATCATCGGTGACCGCAACGTCATCCTGCCCGGCGCCACGCTCCGCCCGGAAACGGTGATTGGCCAGACGAACTGCTGGGTGAGCAACAAGTTCAACTACAAGGCGTACAACGTGCGCGACGCAAAGGGGGAGGATGAAGTGTACATCATGACTGCCCGCGCCGCGCGCAACATGGCGTACCAGAACTTCTACGTGAACGGTCAGACCGGCGTCGACCCGGAGCCGCTCTTCGAAGTGAAGGGAACGAACATGGTCGGCATGCCGCTTTCGGCACCGCTGGCGCCTTACGGGACGATCTACACGCTGCCCATGTCCACCATCACGGAGGCGAAGGGTACGGGCGTCGTCATGTCCGTGCCGTCCGACTCGCCCGATGACTACATCAACTTCTCCCAGCTGCTGAACAAGCCGGACTACCGCGCGAAGCTCGGCATCAAGGATGAGTGGGTAGTGCCGTTCGCCATGATTCCAATCATCGACATTCCCGAGCTAGGCACTGAAGGCGCCAAGTTTATGTGCGAGAAGCTCAAGGTCAACGGCCCGAACGcgacggagctgctggaggaggcgaaaaAGGTATGCTACCAGCAGGGGTTCTACCATGGCACCATGATCGTCGGTCCCTACACAGGTGTCAAGGTCAGTGAGGCCAAGGTGAAGACCCAGCGCGacatggaggcggcggacCAGTGCATCCGCTACTACGAGCCGGTACGCCAGGTGAtgagccgcagcggcgacgagtGCGTTGTCGCGCTGTGCGATCAGTGGTACCTTGAGTACGGCAAGGATGACTGGAAGAGGATGGTACAGGACCACGTCAAGAAGATGGACATGTTCTTCCCCGGTGTACGCAACGGCTTCGAGGAGACGCTGAACTGGCTAGCAGACTGGCCGTGCAGCCGCACCTTCGGCCTCGGCACCTACCTACCGTGCGACGCGTCGCACACGATGATCATCGACAGCCTGTCCGACTCCACCATCTACATGGCCTACTACACGATCGACCGCTTCTTCAACGTCGGCGTCGACGGCTCGATGGACCTGTGTGGCAAGTCGGACAACCCGTACGGCCTCACGCCAGAGATGTTCACAGACGAGGTGTTCGAGTACATATACCACGGCGTCGGCGATGCGGCCACCGTCGCGGGTGCGGTGAGCATGCCGGTTGAGTCGCTGAAGTTGATGCGCAACGAGTTCGAGTACTGGTACCCCGTCGACCTGCGCTGCTCTGGTAAGGATCTCATCCAGAACCACCTGACGATGTTCCTCTACAACCACGCCGCGATCTGGCCGGCGGACGAGAGCAAGTGGCCTCAGAGGATCTTCTGCAACGGTCACATCCAGGTCGACAGCGAGAAGATGGCCAAGTCGAAGGGGAACTTCATCTCCCTGCGCGAGGCGATCGACACGTACGGCGCTGACGCCACACGCCTCGCCTGTGCTGACGCCGGTGACAGCATGGACGACGCCAACTTTGTGCGCGAGACGGCAGCTGGCTTCGTGCTGAAGATGACGACACTGCTGGAGCAGGCGAAGGAGACAGTAGAGCGCGCCGatctgcgcagcggcgactaCAACGAGTTTGACAAGATCTTCCAGAACACAATGAACACGATCATCACCCGTACCGAGGGCTACTATCACCGCATGCAGTTCCGCATGGTGCTCAACACGGCCTTCCACGAGCTATCGAATGAATACAGCCAGTACAAGATGTGCTGCGACGACCTCAACGTGCATGCACATCTCGGGCGCCGCTACTACGAGGTGGTCGCGCTGATGATgatgccgctggcgccgcaCACGATGGAGTATCTGTGGCAGAACATCCTCCAGAACGAGGGTTCCGTCGTCACACAGCTGTTCCCGAAGCCGACGGCAGAGCTGGACTACTCGCTGATCGTCGCAAGCCGGGTCATGACGACTGTTATCAAGGAAATTCGGTCGCAGGTGATCAAGAACGCGAAGAAGCGTGGTCCAATCGAGGAGGTCATTGTGTACACACGCCGCGAGTACATGgactggcagcggcaggcgctTGACATCCTGCAAGAGCTCTACCAGGCGAACGGCAACACGTTTCCTGAAGACATGACAAAGCAGGTTTCCGCCCGCGACCCCAAGATCATGAGCAAGGGTCTGATGGCCTTCATGTCCTTCGTCAAGGCCAACGTAGAGAAGTACGGGGCGCAGGCCATGTCGACGCAACCCGTcgtcgacgacgccgcgATGCTGTCCAACATCACGCACAACCTCAGCCGCCTCTCCGGGGTGCCAGTGGTGCGCATCCTGTCCGCCGAAGACGAGACCTACAAGGAGCACGATGCGGCGCGCCGCAAGTGCTTGCCTGGTGAGCCGTCCGTGGGCTTCCCACCGGCGTCGAAGAGTGCGTAG